The following are encoded in a window of Leptodactylus fuscus isolate aLepFus1 chromosome 9, aLepFus1.hap2, whole genome shotgun sequence genomic DNA:
- the LOC142218084 gene encoding galectin-2-like — protein MSEKFEILNLELKSGESLKLKGQLPGDAKNFSFNLGRSSSDIGLHFNPRLTENTIVCNSKRSNSWESEQRDGHQCFSPGTDVKISIKFTGDKFDVKLPDGHEISFPNRHGYDKLTYLSVKGDFKVTSFKYE, from the exons ATGTCT GAGAAATTTGAAATTCTGAACTTAGAACTGAAGTCTGGAGAAAGTCTAAAACTGAAAGGACAGCTTCCAGGAGATGCCAAGAA CTTCTCCTTCAATCTGGGACGCAGCTCAAGCGATATAGGGCTACATTTTAACCCACGTCTGACCGAGAACACAATTGTGTGCAACTCCAAGCGCAGCAACAGCTGGGAATCGGAACAAAGAGATGGACACCAGTGCTTTTCACCAGGGACAGATGTCAAG ATATCAATAAAATTCACTGGAGACAAGTTTGATGTGAAACTTCCTGATGGTCATGAGATCTCATTTCCAAATCGCCATGGCTATGATAAACTCACATACCTGTCTGTCAAAGGGGACTTCAAGGTCACGTCTTTCAAGTATGAATAA